The Limnospira fusiformis SAG 85.79 genomic interval CAAAGGAAACAAATAGGGCATATTTTCCGGTTCTCTCGCGAATAGTTTGGGCAACTGTAGCGACTTCCTCATAGGTGGTGGGGGGATTTTCCAGACCGGCTTGATTGAGTAAATTCTGATTATAAATGACAATTTGGGTAGTCAAATACCAGGGAATGCCAAAGGTGCGATTCTGACAATTATCACCGTCGCAGGTTTGGATCATATTAGCTTCCCAGATATTGGGTAAATATAGCGATCGCACTTCTTCGGATAGGTGTTCATCCAAATTTAACCAAGCATCGCGACCCGCCAACATAGAGGCAAAATCGGGGTTTAAATTCACCAGGTCGGGCGCAGTTTGGGCGGACACCGCCGCCAAGATTTTACTCTCCATAGCTGACCAAGGTACATCTACCCAGCGAATTTTGACTTCGGGGTTATCATTTTCAAAGTTAGCAATTAACTGATTAAAATAGTCATTAAACTGAGGTTGAAGCTGCATTGTCCAAAACTCCACCTCACGGCGATCGCTTTGATCAGCAGTTGGGGAGGCGCAACTAACCCCCCAAGTCAACAGCAAACCCAACAAAGCCCAACCTATAAACCGTTTCCAGGTCTTTGAACCCATATCATTTATATCAAACTAGAATAAATAACCCAGTATACACTATTATTCAGATAACCATCTGCATCCAGCCAGAGGGGGAAGGTGTCTAACCCTCCATTTCGGCTAGAGATAACCAGCCCAACTCCCAGAATCGAGATTTTCTGGAAGTTTCAAACATTTAACAGCCCTTTGGCATATACAATGCTAAATGGTAAATTTTAACAAAACCAATGAGGTCTGAAACTCTAAGTTTATGCTAACGCTAGTGATCATAAATACAGTTTGGGTAGTAGCTTCGGTGGTGTGGGTAGAATTAGTCCGAGACACCTACCACGCCCTCGCCCATGTTTGGCAACCCCTGTATCGCCTCCATTCTTGGCATCATCGGGTATTTCGTCCCGACTATAGCATTAAAAGTGAGGAGATTTATCGGAAAGCCCACTGGTATAATGATGTGCCAGAGGCGATGGTTATGTTAGTATTCAGTCTGGGGTTTTGGTTGGGTATCTATGGACTAACAGGAGATCCTCACTGGTTGACGCTGACGGGTTCAGTTTACACCCTCGGCTTTCTACTGCCTGCGATCGCTAGAGGTTCAGGAGTTCCCCACGCGGACACACTCACTGATTTAACCCACCTTCCGGGTAATTTTTCTCAGCCACCGTCGCGGTTATTGGTGAACCCATCTTATCACTGGCGACACCATTTTGATAACCAAAATGCCTACTTTTGCGGAACTCTCACGGTTTTAGATAAAATTATGGGAACAGGACTTTCTCTAAAAGGTAAAACAGTGGCGGTGACTGGCGCTTCTGGGAGTTTAGGGCGCGCGCTACTTAAACACCTCCACAACTCTGGGGCGAAGGCGATCGCTTTATCATCAACTTCCCAAACTATCACCCTCACCATTGACCAGCAAGAATTACCCCTAAAAACTATCACCTGGCAAGTAGGAGAAGAGGAACAGTTAGCGAATCTGTTAGAAACCGTAGATATCCTGATTATCAATCATGGTATTAATGTACACGGGGAACGAACCCCAGAGGCGATCGGCAAATCCTACGAAATCAATACTTTCTCCAGTTGGCGACTCTTAGAATTGTTTTTAAAAACCGTTCGCACCAACACAGATATCGCCCGCAAGGAGGTCTGGGTCAATACTTCCGAGGCAGAAGTTAGCCCCGCCTTTAGTCCTCTTTATGAACTCAGTAAACGCACTTTAGGGGATTTAGTCACATTACGCCGCCTCGACTCTCCCTGTGTGATTCGCAAGCTGATTTTAGGGCCTTTTAAAAGTAATCTTAACCCCATTGGGGTGATGTCAGCCGACTGGGTAGCGAAGCAAATTATCAAACAAGCCAAGTCCAACGTGAGAACGATTATTGTCACCATTAACCCTATAACATTTGTGGCTATCCCGATTAAAGAGTTTTTGGTTTCTAGCTATTTCAGGTTATTTAGCAAATCTCAGCATACCTAGATCCATTTTATCATCAATCCAATGAGCTATCGTAATCCCGCGCCGACAGTAGATATCATCATCGAACTTATAGATCGGCGATCGCGACCGATTGTATTAATAGAGCGAAAAAATCCCCCATTAGGCTGGGCTATTCCCGGAGGATTTGTAGACTACGGCGAGTCAGTAGAAACCGCAGCCACCAGAGAAGCCAAAGAAGAAACGGGGCTAGATGTCACCTTGATTCAACAGTTCCATGTTTACTCAGACCCTAACCGAGACCCTCGCCAACATACCCTAGCTGTGGTATTTATCGCTACGGCGAAGGGAGAACCCCAGGCGACTGATGATGCCCAAAATTTAGACATCTTTGAGCCTTGGTGCATTCCACAGAATCTATGCTTTGACCACGATCGCATTTTACAAGACTATCTGCAATTTCGCCATTTTGGACTCCGACCCAGGCTAATGTGAGTCACCCAACTACCCCCAACTCGCTTCTTGTCAGAAAAAGAAAGTAAGAGACAGAGGTGGCCAACTAATATCGAGGTAATATCCACTTACTCAGCACCGGAATTGGGTTCTAAGCCCCACTGATACTTGAGAAAGTGCTGATACATATTTTCCCTAACCAACATTTGTTCGTAAAGATTAACCAAAAACTCCTGGGCTTGTTCCCGGCTCATTTGGTTTACCTGCATTCTAAATGAGGACAGGTTGAATTGTTGTTCCAAAGATAAGCTACTAGGTTCCATGATGACGTGAACTCCTTAAAAGTGGGTTTGGGTTAATTTTCTAGGATGGCCACCCTTGTCCCGGAAATTATTACGAATTATAACAATTATTTGACAAAGTGCCTACCTTAATATACCCAAATCTTTGGATTTACCATAACAGATCTAACCCAAAAATTTGTCATCCACGATACGAGATGACTGGATAGTTGAGAAAAAACTATGGCTGTGGGGGGATAAGTGGCAATAGTTAACCGAAACTGAGAGGGTCAACATCAATGGAGAAGCGAACAGAGGGGGGGCATTTTTTAGCCAAAGCAGCCAGAGAGGGAGTGGGGGTAGTCTGACCGGGGAGGAATTTTAATAAAATCTGCCAGCGGTATTGATTAGCAACACGCATAATGGGAGCGGGTGCGGGTCCCAACAGTTCGCAAGTTCCCGGAAGCAGCTCAGAACTTAACTCAGAGGCGATACGGTGGGCGGTTTGTTCAACCTCGATCGCATCATAACCCCTTAACCGGAGTAAAATCAAGCCACCAGAGGGGGGATAATTAAGCTCTGAGCGGTGTTGTAGCTCGGTTTCCACAAAAGAATCATAAGCATGGTTTCGGACGGCTTCGACGACGGGATGTTCGGGGGTATAGGTTTGGAGAATTACCTGTCCGGGGTCGTTACCACGTCCCGCACGTCCGGCCACCTGTAGCAAAGTCTGAAAAGCACGCTCACTAGCGCGGTAGTCGGACAGGTGCAGAAGTCCATCAGCGGAGACAATACCCACCAGCCCCACAGAGTCTAAGTCTAAACCTTTGGTGAGCATTTGAGTACCAACTAATAAATCAGCCTCCCGGTTAGCAAACTGAGTTAAGAGAATTCTATGGGCATTTTTGGTGCGGGTGGTGTCACTGTCAAAGCGGATAAACCGCAATTCTGGAAAAAGGCGGGTTAATTCCTGGGCGACTCGTTGGGTCCCACTGCCAAAATGTTTAAAATAGGGAGAGCCACACTGGGGACAGCGTTCGGGGTAGGATTGGGAATGGTTGCAGTAGTGACAGCGTAGGTATGGGATAGCTTCGGCGTGAATGTGGTGATAGGAGAGAGAAACATCACAACGGGGACATTCCATGACGTAGCCACAACTGCGACAGGAAACAAAGGTGCTATGTCCGCGACGGTGGATGAATAAAATGCCCTGTTGATTATTGTCTCGCAAAGAGGCGATCGCCAATTGTAGACTTCTACTGAAAATGGATCGATTCCCCTGCTTCAATTCCCGACGCATATCAACGACTTCTACCGGCGGCTGGGGGCGAGATAATACCCTTTCAGGTAAAGATAGATAATGAATGGATGGGTTATGATTGTGGCGATGATGCTGCCAAGTTTCCAAGGCGGGAGTGGCTGAACCCAAAATTAAGGGGCAGTTTTCCAGTTCCGCCCGCCACGCTGCCACAGTGCGAGCATGGTAGCATGGCTGCGGCTGGTCCTGTTTAAAGCTGCTGTCATGTTCTTCATCGAGAACAATTATGCCTAAATTGGGTAAAGGGGCAAAAATTGCCGATCGCGTTCCGATTACTACCTGGGGAGTACCTTGGATCATATTACGCCAGGTATCGTAGCGTTCACCTTCTGACAAACCACTATGATAGACAAACACCACCTCACCAAACCTCGCGCGAAAGCGATCGGTTAGTTGGGGAGTTAAGCCGATTTCCGGGACTAGGACTAGGGCTGATTTACCCTGGTCAATAATGGGGGCGATCGCCTGTAAATATACTTCAGTTTTGCCCGAACCTGTCACACCATGCAGCAGCAGTTGATGAAAACCAGATAACCCCAAAATTACGTCTAAGGCTTGTTGTTGGTGTTCCGTCAGAGATAAAGGCTGATCCGCTATTGTCGAAATACCCTGTTCCGTGCGTAGAATTTCGCGATCGCCAATTACTACACATCCCTTTTTCTCCAGAGTTTTGAGTAAGCTAGAACTGGTGTTGCAGGTTTGCAATAAATCAGTTACCCACATTTCCCCACCCCGCCGCCGCAAAATTTCCAGCACTTCCCGCTGACGGGTGGTTATGTCTATAAAGTCTAACTCTACCCAATCTATCACTAGGGTGATTGCTGGTCTGAGTTTAGGGCGCGGTGGTGTCGGCGGTTCGAGATAGCTTTCCACCCAACCCCGTTTGATCAGATCCTGTAGTCCCCGAGAGCCTCCCTTAATTTGTCGTTGCAAATACTGCCAGGTATAGTCTCCCGTAGCTGACTGGCGCAAAAGTTGTAAAATCCTTTGGGCTTTCGGTTGCAAAAACTCTTCAGCACCGTCTGGAATAGCATTAGTAACTAAACGAATACGTCGCTGGCTACGGCGTAGGAGTCCGGGGGGGAGGGCAGTTCGGATCGCCTTAATTAGGGGGGTTTGATAATACTGGGCGACCTGTTGTAGTAATTGCCAATAATTGGGGGGGAAAAATCCCTTGACAGTGATATCTTCTACGGGACGCACTTTGATAGAGGTAGCCTTACCCGGTTCCCTCAGATTTTCTGGCAGTTCTGATGTTAACCTAATGGCGATCGCCCCTATCTGTTGAGCGCCAAAGGGGACACTGAGAATATCCCCCGGCATAATATCTAAGTGAGGCGGCACTTGGTAGGTATAAAGTTGTTCTATATCTTCCGTGTCCTCCGTCTGGCGGAGGGTGGGTATATCCACTAAAACCTCAACCAGTTGATGGTCACCATTACCGCCCCAATTTTCTGAACCGTAAGATAGACCACCTTCAGCCAGTTTTAGGGGAAGTGGGTCGCTTTTCGGAAATAACCTGCTGGAAACAGAGGGTGATTCGATTGCCCCCCCGTACAATACCACGGAAGATTTATGCATACAACCTACCCAAAAGTTATGAGGTGCTGAGAATATCTGCGATCGCCTGATGTTCTTCTGGGGGATCACCCACAGCCTGTCGAGCATCAGTAATCAGCCAATCCAAAGCCGCCGCCTGAACATCAATCGAAGCTCCCAGCTTATCCACACAGTAGCGACCAAACACCAATTTGTCTACCAGGCGCACCCCACGCCCCAACCGAGAATACTCGAAAATCACGCTATTACTGACATAGGAGTTGCTACATATTGAGCAACTCGGACCTATCATAGTCGGACCGATAATAGTTGCACCATCTTCAATGCGGGTCATACCACCGATATAGACCGGGCCTTCAATATGGACTTTATCCCAATTCACCGCCACATTTAGCCCAGTGTAAATCCCCGGAGCCACTTCTCTACCTGGGATAGGCACATTTTTCACCTCACCCAGTAACACACTGCGAATAGCCCGCCAGTAGTCGGGAACCTTCCCAATATCTACCCATTGAAAATCCATAGTAATCCCATAAAAGGGCGCGCCTATTTCCACCAAATGGGGGAACAGTTGGCTACCAATATCATACTCGCACCCAGACGGGATGTAGTCAAATATCTCCGGCTCAAAGATATAAATCCCCGTGTTAATGCTGGTGCTGAGAGCTTCTTCTACAGATGGCTTCTCCTGAAAGGTCCTAATCCTGTCCATTTCATCC includes:
- a CDS encoding bifunctional sterol desaturase/short chain dehydrogenase, which codes for MLTLVIINTVWVVASVVWVELVRDTYHALAHVWQPLYRLHSWHHRVFRPDYSIKSEEIYRKAHWYNDVPEAMVMLVFSLGFWLGIYGLTGDPHWLTLTGSVYTLGFLLPAIARGSGVPHADTLTDLTHLPGNFSQPPSRLLVNPSYHWRHHFDNQNAYFCGTLTVLDKIMGTGLSLKGKTVAVTGASGSLGRALLKHLHNSGAKAIALSSTSQTITLTIDQQELPLKTITWQVGEEEQLANLLETVDILIINHGINVHGERTPEAIGKSYEINTFSSWRLLELFLKTVRTNTDIARKEVWVNTSEAEVSPAFSPLYELSKRTLGDLVTLRRLDSPCVIRKLILGPFKSNLNPIGVMSADWVAKQIIKQAKSNVRTIIVTINPITFVAIPIKEFLVSSYFRLFSKSQHT
- a CDS encoding NUDIX domain-containing protein, which gives rise to MSYRNPAPTVDIIIELIDRRSRPIVLIERKNPPLGWAIPGGFVDYGESVETAATREAKEETGLDVTLIQQFHVYSDPNRDPRQHTLAVVFIATAKGEPQATDDAQNLDIFEPWCIPQNLCFDHDRILQDYLQFRHFGLRPRLM
- a CDS encoding NblA/ycf18 family protein, yielding MEPSSLSLEQQFNLSSFRMQVNQMSREQAQEFLVNLYEQMLVRENMYQHFLKYQWGLEPNSGAE
- the priA gene encoding primosomal protein N'; amino-acid sequence: MHKSSVVLYGGAIESPSVSSRLFPKSDPLPLKLAEGGLSYGSENWGGNGDHQLVEVLVDIPTLRQTEDTEDIEQLYTYQVPPHLDIMPGDILSVPFGAQQIGAIAIRLTSELPENLREPGKATSIKVRPVEDITVKGFFPPNYWQLLQQVAQYYQTPLIKAIRTALPPGLLRRSQRRIRLVTNAIPDGAEEFLQPKAQRILQLLRQSATGDYTWQYLQRQIKGGSRGLQDLIKRGWVESYLEPPTPPRPKLRPAITLVIDWVELDFIDITTRQREVLEILRRRGGEMWVTDLLQTCNTSSSLLKTLEKKGCVVIGDREILRTEQGISTIADQPLSLTEHQQQALDVILGLSGFHQLLLHGVTGSGKTEVYLQAIAPIIDQGKSALVLVPEIGLTPQLTDRFRARFGEVVFVYHSGLSEGERYDTWRNMIQGTPQVVIGTRSAIFAPLPNLGIIVLDEEHDSSFKQDQPQPCYHARTVAAWRAELENCPLILGSATPALETWQHHRHNHNPSIHYLSLPERVLSRPQPPVEVVDMRRELKQGNRSIFSRSLQLAIASLRDNNQQGILFIHRRGHSTFVSCRSCGYVMECPRCDVSLSYHHIHAEAIPYLRCHYCNHSQSYPERCPQCGSPYFKHFGSGTQRVAQELTRLFPELRFIRFDSDTTRTKNAHRILLTQFANREADLLVGTQMLTKGLDLDSVGLVGIVSADGLLHLSDYRASERAFQTLLQVAGRAGRGNDPGQVILQTYTPEHPVVEAVRNHAYDSFVETELQHRSELNYPPSGGLILLRLRGYDAIEVEQTAHRIASELSSELLPGTCELLGPAPAPIMRVANQYRWQILLKFLPGQTTPTPSLAALAKKCPPSVRFSIDVDPLSFG
- a CDS encoding sugar phosphate nucleotidyltransferase, which codes for MKAMILAAGKGTRVRPITYTIPKPLIPILQKPVMEFLVDLLRRHGFKEIMVNVSHLADEIENYFRDGQRFGVEISYSFEGSIEDGQLIGKALGSAGGMKKIQDFNPFFDDTFVVLCGDALIDLDLSEAVKWHKQKGAIATVVMKSVPKDEVSSYGVVVTDEMDRIRTFQEKPSVEEALSTSINTGIYIFEPEIFDYIPSGCEYDIGSQLFPHLVEIGAPFYGITMDFQWVDIGKVPDYWRAIRSVLLGEVKNVPIPGREVAPGIYTGLNVAVNWDKVHIEGPVYIGGMTRIEDGATIIGPTMIGPSCSICSNSYVSNSVIFEYSRLGRGVRLVDKLVFGRYCVDKLGASIDVQAAALDWLITDARQAVGDPPEEHQAIADILSTS